The nucleotide window GGGTTCTGCGCTTCGCACACCCCCTGTCCCCCGAACTCCCCCAATTAAGTTCTATGTCACCGGAACTAGGCGGGGCCGGACGCCCTTGACTCGCCCGGTTATGGGTGTTCCCGGAATCACCCGGAATCACACGCTGACCGAACGACCCTCCGGCTTTGCGGCAGGTCTTGATAATCCCATCGACGGCCAGGTCGAACTCGGCCGGATTGCCCGGGTCACCAATGGCCCACGCGTTTGATCTCCGGCTGCTTGTGGCCCTTGGGGTCCAGCCTCCACAGGGCCCAGGCCTGCACATCGGTGTAGATGCTCACGGCCCGGTCAGTGGGCAGCGTGCCCTCGAAGGGCCCGAGGCTCTGGATGGCTGGGATGGCTTGCGGGTCGCCGATCTCCGCCAAGGCTATCAGGGTTGCCTGCACCACACGCTTGGAGGAATCGCCCAGCAGACCGGTCAGGCAAGCGACGGCTTTCTTATCGCCGATCTGACCGAGGGACCGGGCGGCGAACTCCCGCACCTCGTCCTCAGCGTCTTTGGTGGCGGCGATCAGGGCGGGAACTGATTCGGCGTCCGCGATGGCACCGAGGGTTTTCGCACAGGCCCGGCGGACAAACGAGTCCTCGCTCGCGAGGGTGGCGCGGATGGCGGGGGCGCCATCCTTGCTCTTGAGTTTCCCCAGAGCCTCCACCAACCAGCAGACCATCTGCGGCTTCTTCTCGGCCTCCAGGGCCTTGGCCAGGGGCTTAGCGGCAGCGGGGTTGCCGATGGCGCCCAGGGCCGCGGCAGCGGACTCGCGCACGGCGGCATCGGCATCGCCGAGGCTGGCGACCAGGCCCTCGACAGCGTCAGAATCCTTGATGGCACCGAGGGCCCGCGCCACGTTGGCCTTGGCGACGCCTGACTCAGTCTTGAGAAGTTGCAGCAACTGGGGCACAGCGGACTTCTCGTGGTTGCCTAGAACCCACTCCACCGCGGAGCAACGCACGCCGGGGTCCTCGCTCTTGAGACAAGCGACCACCAGTTCGCGGACATCCTGCCTGCCGCTACCGCTCAGCAGCAGGATGGCGTAGCCCACCTGCCGCGGATGGCCTTCCTTGATGAGGCCTACGAACTTCTCTTCGAGCGCTGCCTTTTGCCAGCGGTCAAACTCGTAGAGCCAGCGCAGCCTGACGAACGCGTTCGACTGCACCTGGTGTGAGTCGGCGTTCAGCTGGCGGATCAGTTCATCCACGGCAGAAGGATCCGCCGGCGCGGGTTGCGTTTGGCAGCCGGCAGCAAAGCCCGACGCAACGGGAAACACGGCTGCCAGTAGGAGCACTCTCAGGAGGATGGTCGGCATCCGACATCTCCCCCAGGGTTTTTCAGGCAACCTCTGCCCGGCTCCGCTGCCGGGCCATTCAAACTGCACGATACTGCACCCCACTCCAAATCTGGACCAAATCTACCTGTTTCCCCCAACGGCTCGGGATAATGAAGTATTTTGGCAGTTAACGACGGGGAAGTCTAATGGAAAACGGCAGTCCAAAGTCTAAAGTCCAAAG belongs to Planctomycetota bacterium and includes:
- a CDS encoding HEAT repeat domain-containing protein, whose translation is MPTILLRVLLLAAVFPVASGFAAGCQTQPAPADPSAVDELIRQLNADSHQVQSNAFVRLRWLYEFDRWQKAALEEKFVGLIKEGHPRQVGYAILLLSGSGRQDVRELVVACLKSEDPGVRCSAVEWVLGNHEKSAVPQLLQLLKTESGVAKANVARALGAIKDSDAVEGLVASLGDADAAVRESAAAALGAIGNPAAAKPLAKALEAEKKPQMVCWLVEALGKLKSKDGAPAIRATLASEDSFVRRACAKTLGAIADAESVPALIAATKDAEDEVREFAARSLGQIGDKKAVACLTGLLGDSSKRVVQATLIALAEIGDPQAIPAIQSLGPFEGTLPTDRAVSIYTDVQAWALWRLDPKGHKQPEIKRVGHW